The following DNA comes from Quercus robur chromosome 1, dhQueRobu3.1, whole genome shotgun sequence.
gttctagtaaagttgcttgtattttttggaaatacgtatgtgtgaaaaaatgtgtggaaatacgtgtaatgttatttaaaaattgaaaattgttgttttagTTGTGGTACCAAAAACTTATTTCTGCATCTATGATGTGCTCCACCATTGAGAGGTTTAGCTTGGTTGCAAATCTAGGCTTTTATTGCTGTAGTGAGTCTCCCTCCATCGTAATGTCTTGCACCTTGATATCCCAAATTGTTAGGATTTTAGTATGGACTTGGATTATGGATTGGCCTAGAACATTGTAGTTTAATTGACACTTAGTATTTTTAACGAAGACATTTAGGATTCAAATGTCTTCTCTCTCGTTGTAGCTATcgaatttatataataaaaaaattacgaATTTGGAGTTTGAAGTTATTGTAATAAATGCGATGGCATGTGTTGAACATCTAAAGTGCACTATGTCAAACTAGGGGTTGAGTTTAGCTAAattgaatattaaaattttaagattgatttattttattttattttaaacacgAGTTGAATTCGACCTCATCACCAAGCTagtttgataaatatattaatataaataagttATTCTCAAACTAAGCTCAAGTTCTTATAATTAATTCGTATAATTTACGGTCTTAAGTTTAGATTATATAATAAACTATTACAAtggtctttaatttttttgggctagaACGTACATGAGACTTAGGGTTCATTTGGGAATAGTTTATTtaactgaaactgaaatttttttgctgaaaatgtaaaaaaagttgaaaaataagctgaatagtacaaTGGGAtctataaatagtatcaaaaagtacagtggaatccataaatagtaacaaaaataagctgaaaatTTTAGCCCGTCCCAAATGAACACTTAGTCTTTCAAAATATAACTTATAAGTAACAGTTTCCTAACCTAAAAATGTGATAAAATAgtattataaacaaattaaaatgagaaataaaaagagTCCTAATTCTTccacaaaaataaagagaaataaaaagagtCCTAGTTCTaccacacacacaccaaaaaaaaaaagtcctagtTCTTTGCCCCAAAATCAAGTGGTCATACATTCTAAGTAATGCTTTCCGcataacaaattttttgaactttttcatAATTGGTTGAGGTAGGAAATTATGATCAATGTAACATCTATTTTATTTGAGCTCATtacaaacattatttttattgtaatcaAAATCACTCTTTGCCAATTTaaccattataaaaaataaatttttgaaatttattttcttagtatatttttattttaattaaaaatgaaaaaaaaaattattttttagtatattttatttttaaaaatgaaagtaCATTTTTAGTCTACCTTATCCAGTCAAGTCCACACTTCAcccacaaaaaataagaaaataagaaaatataaaatactatatatatatataattctccctcaaaaaacttaaaaactctctctctctcaactaaACGCATTTGAGGACCTCTTTAACTGTCAGTAGTCGATGAATTATCAACAAAAGTAAGTTCTTCCCAAATATACTAATGTTTATGTCTCTctgattcttcattttttcttatatatttgtATCCTTTCGTGTAATATTTCCATATTCATCTTGTTTGGTTCCTCGCTGAGAAAACGCTGGAGAGCAAAAGAATGAAACAACTTTAGagttgtagtttttcttcttctttgttttgataTAATTTAAAGCATATCAACTTCAAATTTACTAGTTTTGTTGAATTCTCTCGTCCTTAACAAGGTTTGAGTGAACAACCTGTTAAAATGATCAAGAATTTGTGAATTTcgtatttttcattaatgatTTGTGACTTGAATggtgattttattaatttgaaggtATACTACCATGTAGAGTAATGATGGGTTGTGATAATTTTTCAAcccaattgaatttttttgtgcaaagatttgatttttagcTTTGGTAAGCCTAGAAAATAAATGGGTTTTTGCTGATTTGTTGACCCATTTTCCATATTGGTGGTCTCTTCTTGATATATAGCTGTGTAATATTGGTGGCAGGTTAAAAACTGAATGTGTAAGGTTTCTATTGTGGctaaattgttcaatttgatgACATCTTGAATTTCTCAACAATGGATTTCGGGTTTCTTGGTGGTCTTCCATGGTTTAAGGCCCAACCAAACAATGATTCAGTGACAACCCTTAGTTCCATGAGTGCCATAGTTGAGCAACCTAAACAAAAAGCTCTTTTTGATATCAAGTTGTGGCAATGGTCCCTGCTTTCATTTTTTCCATGGGCATTCAATGCTAGAGATAAAATTCGAACACCAACTACCATCAATAGAGGGTTAAAGAGGCGAGCGCGACACCGCGGGGCTATTGACAATGAAGGCGTTGTGGCTTTACGCTTCAGACCATATGTTTCTAGGGTTCCATGGCATACAGGTGCAAGAGCATTTCTTTCTCAGTTGTTCCCACGGTATGGACATTATTGTGGACCTAATTGGTCGAGTGGGAAAGACCATGGGTCTCTAGTTTGGGACAAGAGGCCAATTGATTGGTTGGACTTCTGCTGCTATTGTCACGATATTGGTTATGACAGTCATGATCAGGCCGAGCTGCTGAAGGCTGACTTGGTGTTTCTTGAGTGCTTGGAGAGGCCACATATGACTACAAAAGGAGATGCTCGTATTGCTAATCTTTATAAGACGATGTGCATTACAGGTATTCATTTCATCAAAACCCTGTTCTTTAGTATGGTATACATTGCATTATGATTAagcacaccaaaaaaaaaatgacatattttgttatttaattcTTTGTTGAGGTGGGGGGAGGTTGTGTTCTTTATTGGTATTGATCACTTTGCCTTTTGCTATTGTTCTGATTGTTATGTCCTCATGATTGGCAGGTCTCAAGAATATACTAATACCTTATAGAAGCCACCTCGTGAAGCTACAGTCTGGACAAGCTGTGACTGATTTTGGATGGCTAAGCAACATAAAATGGAGAAGTTGGAATTTTCAGAAAACTAAAAGATCTGTCATGAGTTCTGAGACATAGTGAGCTATGCGTCAGAGTTAATGAGATATGGAGTTGAAGCCGATCATCTTTAAAAATTATACTTGTTCTCATTTTCTAGTCTTTAAGTTGTTCTGAAGCTTTTCTCTGTGAGAGATACAGAGCAACTTAGGATCATTGCCCTTGTTGGAAAATGTCAAATATCTGAATCTAATTTGGATTCTCCCGaaatacatataatgtacatAACTGCCTTTACTGCTACGGACATTGCTACCTTATGATTATTAAACATTGAGAGTTAGTAGTCTACGTCCTTTCACTCTACCAATTGGTCTGTGTCCATTCTTAATAGTGTACTTATTTATATATGCTAATTTTACGCTTATGTCAAATGCTGATTTTCATTTAGTGATAAATTGGAGCCTCATAGTTAATATCCTTTtgctatttaaaatttgaagatGTGAATAATCTTTAGACCATTTCTTTCCACAATCTAATTGTTCTGTATGCACTATGTTTGGCTGTAAATATGTGAGCTTTTATTCTACACTTTGTGCGTGAATATGGATTTGcatgtgtttatgtttgtgtatTATTGGTCTTTGATAATGTCTCAAGCCtttcattcttttctctttcccttGTGTTAAAAATTTAGCCGTTGTCAGCCTAAAGTtcactaattttaattttatgccaGCATGTCATCTATATGCTGTTTACCAATCTGAGTTGACAATTAAAACTGTGGTGTATTATCTCCCTTTGTGCTGTTACAGTTTTGATTGGTGATCTGAAAAATAATTCAGTGTGGATCTAGCTGATTCTAATATCAAAACTTTGATCAAAATTAGTGGATTATGGCTTAGGGAATTTGTAAATAAACTGatgatataatttttccttaatgataaaaatttactaatttAGGAAGGAGGATCTTAGATCACAACTATGATTTATAGAAGTAGGCtatgattatattttctttaataaaatacgttatttataaacaaaaaaagaagaagcagccTATGATTATGATAAAAGCTAACTGAGTTTGATCTGGTAGTACAAATTACCACCACTCTGTGCTCTTTTATTAATTATAGGTCTCTCAGGGTCTTTTTttaggggggaggggggggggggggtgggtggaTAAATATAGGTCTATCAATTCTATATCATAACCCAGaaattttagagtttttttcattttgtgtgTACTATAAAATCTAGATGGTAGttatgcaaaaataaaataaataaaaatctaggTAGTCTTTCATTGAGttctagctcaaatgacactttCTTCCTCCATAAAGAATATGGTGGAGACTGATGGAGACCGAGATTATGATAATTTTGATGTTGCTATTTGCCTAAGTAAAGCTTTTGCAGTGGTTGTTTGTAGAGACGATTCAGGTGAGTTACTGTTTGTACAATCCAGTTTACTCCATCTGACCCTTTGATTGGTGAAGTTTCAGCTGCTCTGTAAGCAGCAAATCTGGCACTCGAACACAAGCTCAAGTTTGTCTTTTTTGAGGAGACTAACATCTCTCTGAAGCAGTGCAATATCCATTTCTCCCACTCTTGTCTCTTGAGCCAACTATCAAAGAAATTTAATCTACTCTCTCTTCCCAACTTTGctgggattttatttttgttccaaGAGATATAAAATTTTGACTCACAATTTCACTCGTGGAGTTGGCTTTTCGTAATTGAGATGGACCCTTACCATCTCTTCCCTTCTTTCTTGGGATTTTGTCCTAGAGGTGGGAGATGGAGAGGGACCTCCCATTCTTCTCTTTTTGGAAATCTATCAGGCTTCGGTTACTTATATTTACCCTCTCACATGAGAGTGGACCCTATACTTGTGGGACTCATCCCATGTGAGAGGGTGGATGCATGTAGCCGAAACATGTAATaccaccttcttctttttctttttaataatacaATATTCTTATTTACTTGATTTGGTTTGGAgggtattttactttatttggtTTCATTCTTCTTTGGTTTGATTGATATTTGTACCAAGTGTTCATTTGACTTGATTTGGTTTCATTTTATAGAACATCTAACAGGATTCGACCCAAGACATGGAGAGCacaatgaattttgaaaaatcatgaCAATACACAGTGGGGACATGATAATTAACTAGTTAACTAATATTTTTAggcatatttatatttatttatttatttttaaataatgaatgGCCATCAAAATGTTTGAAAACATCACTTGTACCCATAAACTGATGTTTAGCTTGTAACACACAGAAAATGCATATTTCATGCCTTTGTATTTTGCCCTCTAatctttataatatatattttgaaaattatcaggaaaaaaaaaatatgtttgactttttaaatCTTGGCTCTGAACATTGCCTCAAACTGCCAATTAATTTCCTGGTAAGTGATGGCAAATACACTCAGGCAAGTATTAATACATTGAGTAAAACTGACTTTTGAtatcatctttttctttctttatgtcTTAATGTTATATTTTGCTTATACCATGTCTTATTTTATAATGTTATCTTTCCTTATGTCTTAATTTTGTTGTGACCATTACTGTAGCAATAGGAGTAAAGAAGGATAGTCAAATAGATAGTGTCAAGAGCATTGATATTCACACGTAGTCGCAGGTGAGGTTGTATTAATGTGGGGGTTGAGAGAATTTTAGGATCAAGTAACGTGGGGGTTGAGATATAATGTTTAATGACTGGCTTTTAATGTGATAACTTTGATCCAAATTAGTGGATTATGGCTTAGGAATCGAGGCTTATTTGTAATCACTTATGTAACGCAGTTCGACCTAGTAAACACCAAATGTGTCACTTAATACACGCTCACACGACACGCATTTGTTCAAGTCAGTCCACATGCTTGGTATACTAAATTAATATCTAATGCCATGTTTATCTGTAAAGTTGCTCATTAAAGTTCATTCATGAGCTGGAAATCGCAGATTGAGCTTCAACTTGGAGAACAAAGCCATGATATATGTGTATTTGTAGTTGTTAATATGCATATTAATTTGCAGGCTAAACTTTATCGCCTTTCAAGTTGTCCTAAACttctttttcaaacaaaaaagttgTCCTAAACTTAAATTTTGCAATCATGCAAGTCACAttgagtgtgtgtttggaaCGCACGTTGAACATgcgtttttgtattttgttgaaaaatggtGGGTCACGTGCATTGTTCACGGGACTTGCAAGTACAgaattcagtaaaaaaaaacctttaaaactgggtcccacacggtactattcatatttaaaaattattttgctacagtattttcaattttcagcaataagcagTATCTTAACAAACCCTAAATCCATCTTGTTTTCTCTCCTAACCTTAACAGCTACACATTCAACTAAATCGTTCATACtgttctgttttttgttttaaaatttggttGTTGGCCTCAATGAAGATATGACCAAGCCTTGGATGCTTGATACTTCCTATCACGAGACCTTGCCACAAATATTAATCTTTCTTGTAAAGTTTCTTTCCACgtacaaatttaaatttattgggCTAGATCACTCTAGGTCTAGGAGTCGACATGTTTGACTTCTTTGAATGTAAATACTAGTTTGGGagagcttttatttatttattgggttttaaaaataagttggataaaaaatttaaatatattttctaaaaaatacaataaaatttaatatgtaaTTGTATCTGTTCGAGAATAACTTATTTGactttttactaaaaactttttgttgaaagtgtgctaaaatatacttgtatttaaaaataacGATAATACAttataagaaggaaaaaaaaaaaaaaaaaaaaaaaaaacgaagttTTAAAAGGCGgtacataaaagctaaaaaattagcTTATAATCTCTTTCCAAACACACATCAAATATGAATAAGCTAAAAATAACTTAATAATTCCATAAAGCCTTAGGTAAAAAGTAGAAAGAAgaagtatatataaaaataagagaagaaaaagctCCAACGCATAAACATACTGAAAGCATATAGTAATCACTATAAGACAACATTGGCAAAGAACTTgtaagttttattttgtttttaattttgatataaatttccttctccctttcttttttctttttcaatttttatgaaaGTTGAGATATTTTTCCTACTTTTATtagtacaaaaatttcaaattcttcttGTCAACAAGTCTAGTCAGTAGtcatgatattttgaaaataggGTCTTTTCCCTTGTCACGGTCAAGACTCGAGAAACTTTCAAAGTGCTGTCtaaccaaaattaagaaaaactaTTACTATGAACGTGAAATAAAGGGGCAAAAGTCAAAAACACCTATTGTTAGTCTTAGATATTTACatgaaatttcaatttgattcaTTGGGCTTGGAAAGTTCAAGTCATCAACCATGTAAAAAGTCATAACTACATCATTCTGTTAGTAAAATGTGAGGTAAAGTGTTgacaaaacaatatatatgaTGTGAGATATTATATTGTGTGATTGTGATTAAGATAGTTTATTTTTGCCGAGAGTCTTATTGTTAGTCTTAGATATTTACatgaaatttcaatttgattcaTTGGGCTTGGAAAGTTCAAGTCATCAACCATGTAAAAGGTCATAACTACATCATTCTGTTAGTAAAATGTGAGGTATAAAAGTGTtaacaaaacaatatatatgaTGTGAGATATTATATTGTGTAATTGTGATTAagatagtttatttttgttgagagtcttgtaactcaattgattaacatttacttatatttttaacaaagacATCCAATGTTCAAATCATTTCACCTTTAATGGTGGGAGGTAAGGACCAGGATTCAAGTTTTCATGAtgaaacttcacacacatatatacttagattaaactgtagtataatttttaaatttcactgtgaatttattgagatgttattatgCGTCGAttaagttttaagtaaaaagctaaagtgacaatctcttattagatggtgtaaaactcatgttttacaccatGTCTTTATCAAATTTCAGACTCCAGATGAGATTATAGCATTAGCATTTAGCACTAGCCTTGgtaagattctcaaaaaaaaaaaaaaaagcactagaCTCGGTAAAGTTATAGTCAGATTGAAGATTAAAAAGTCGTTTTCTTtagtattattaattttttaaaatgttagcTAACTCATTTTCATAAATGCATGCATTTAGACTCTCCATAATTTTCTACACTCCTActtaaatattcttttattataatatttttcctcTCTCCGATTCTCTCGACTCTCCTCTTCTTCATCAACCACCCACACAAATGGCCACCGTCATCACCCAAAATCACCACTAtataaaattaacttatttgcCTATACTAAAAATAAGTATTTAACATCTTGATTTGAGAATCtcaaaaatttgtgttcaacaAAAGTAAGAATAATACTAGAGACATTACAagaaatcaccaaaaaaaaaaaaaaatcctaaattagCATGTTGTGGCCTATTGTTGTGTCCATAACAGTACTCCAAAAATAATATTGGCCACCCAAATATAATcctaactcttaaaaaaaaaaaaaaaacagtgaaaaTATAGctaaacaacaacaaatgaacaaaatattcaacaaaaaactcactcaaaaacaaaaatccataaTTACTCGAATTTGTAACTTGTTCAACCAATTCTATTAAATATAAttcctaatttaatttttcctaaaaaatggTACCAAGAGAGACATATCATGGTCTTGAGTTTTCCTTAGTGGCACTAGtagtttttctcttcttgactTTGCAGTCATAATATTGATaacaaaaatatcatacaacgatttcaaaatataagaactcgtaaaaagaaattttaaatttcatatattttatgttgatatACTCAagtcattttctttataaaattttatataatttaagttttttaatagataacataaaaatattCCTAAAGCGGTTATTGTCAACCTCCACCAAAACACACGACCATAACAAATTTTCTGAGAAAGCCCCAGAGTCAGTGTAATGAGTAAATCTCAACCTCAACCTAGGGAGATTAAAATCAACCcaagttgatcaaaactcaacCACCAAACCAATTACACAAATCCACCATTATTACCAATGGAATAAACGAGTCCCTCTCTTCAACTCGACAATTAATGCACAACCCACACTACCATCGACACAAACCTGTCATCGCTAATGAAATAATAAACAATGCTCTGTCTCTACGTCTCAATTATTGATAAACGAACCCACACCACCAAGGCTGGCAAGGCATGGGGAAAAACCATTCTAGACATaaaaagaagggggaaaaaTGTACCATTTTAAGTGATACATTTTATGATTTATCAATTACAACAACAcgttattatattttttttttctttacctatCAAATAACTAcattaaaggaaaaacaaaaaaggacaaATGACACATACtatagttgattttattttttagagtatGTTTGAAGACAAATGACATtctataattgataaaatattaaatggaaTAGAGGATTTTTATTCCGAATTTCATTGGCATTTTGGACGTTGTAAATCTAACTGCTAGACCAGTGAAGACCTTAAATTtgggccaaatttttttttttttttttttaatgaatggataatattattcaaagcaaaagaagactacaaaacaagaaaacacCCAACCTCCTCCCTGATAACCTTAACAAAACAGGGAGGGCTGTTACAAAAGTCAAAAGAAACCACAAACACTAGAGAACAAACTCCATTTAGCAAGAGAGTGGGCGGCCTCATTGGCTTCTCTAGGGACCCACCTAAAAGACAAATAAGGGAGATTGGAAGCTAGAAACTTTACACTGTGGATGACATTCTCAATAGCCCATGGGATGTCCATGCCATGCTCTGTGATTGATTTGAAGCAAACCTAAGAATCGCCTTCAACCAAAATTGGAGCTGAAATTAAAGGCTCAGCAAGTTGCAAAGCCCATAAAATAGCCTCTGCTT
Coding sequences within:
- the LOC126723827 gene encoding uncharacterized protein LOC126723827, whose protein sequence is MDFGFLGGLPWFKAQPNNDSVTTLSSMSAIVEQPKQKALFDIKLWQWSLLSFFPWAFNARDKIRTPTTINRGLKRRARHRGAIDNEGVVALRFRPYVSRVPWHTGARAFLSQLFPRYGHYCGPNWSSGKDHGSLVWDKRPIDWLDFCCYCHDIGYDSHDQAELLKADLVFLECLERPHMTTKGDARIANLYKTMCITGLKNILIPYRSHLVKLQSGQAVTDFGWLSNIKWRSWNFQKTKRSVMSSET